The following are encoded in a window of Deinococcus sedimenti genomic DNA:
- a CDS encoding quinate 5-dehydrogenase, producing MTDILQGWQPAPAGHKHVVSVSLGSSARNAREEVTVLGQPFIIERLGTDGDPKKMAALFQALDGKVDAFGLGGADLYVIADEKRYTFRNVRALVKNAVQTPVLDGSGLKNTLERDAIAQLDPVLNWRTQKVLMVSAVDRFGMAEALAEHHADIVFGDIVFGLNLDRPLRSITALRRVAKLVLPVITQLPQDWFYPTGAKQESSVQGSGTKYYAWADVIAGDTHYAKRYAPQDLSGKTILTQTITEADREWMKARGVKRLITTTPRMGSRNFATNVLEAMFVALSGKREALTGPEYLEFIRQVGFRPEVNEL from the coding sequence ATGACCGACATCCTCCAGGGCTGGCAGCCCGCCCCTGCCGGGCACAAGCACGTCGTGAGCGTCAGCCTGGGCAGCAGCGCCCGCAACGCCCGCGAAGAGGTGACCGTGCTGGGCCAGCCGTTCATCATCGAACGCCTCGGGACCGACGGCGACCCGAAGAAGATGGCGGCGCTGTTCCAGGCGCTCGACGGCAAGGTCGACGCGTTCGGGCTGGGCGGCGCGGACCTGTACGTCATCGCGGACGAAAAGCGTTACACCTTCCGCAACGTCCGCGCCCTCGTGAAGAACGCCGTGCAGACCCCCGTCCTGGACGGCTCGGGCCTGAAGAACACCCTGGAACGCGACGCCATCGCGCAACTCGACCCGGTCCTGAACTGGCGCACGCAGAAGGTCCTGATGGTGTCCGCCGTGGACCGCTTCGGCATGGCCGAGGCCCTCGCCGAGCATCACGCGGACATCGTGTTCGGGGACATCGTGTTCGGCCTGAATCTCGACCGGCCCTTGCGCAGCATCACGGCCCTGCGCCGCGTCGCCAAGCTCGTGCTGCCCGTCATCACGCAGCTGCCGCAGGACTGGTTCTACCCCACGGGCGCCAAGCAGGAGAGCAGCGTGCAGGGCAGCGGCACGAAGTACTACGCCTGGGCGGACGTGATCGCCGGGGACACCCACTACGCCAAACGCTACGCCCCGCAGGACCTCAGCGGAAAGACGATCCTCACGCAGACCATCACCGAAGCCGACCGCGAGTGGATGAAGGCGCGCGGCGTGAAACGCCTGATCACCACCACGCCCCGCATGGGCAGCCGCAACTTTGCCACGAACGTCCTGGAAGCGATGTTCGTCGCCCTGAGCGGCAAACGCGAGGCTCTGACCGGCCCCGAGTACCTGGAGTTCATCCGGCAGGTGGGCTTCAGACCCGAGGTCAACGAGCTGTAA